The Helianthus annuus cultivar XRQ/B chromosome 11, HanXRQr2.0-SUNRISE, whole genome shotgun sequence region aagaaagtggctcagtataaaataaagaaatatgttttggaATAAAAGATTTATcaaaaaaatcttattattgtaaattatcggggttttatcccgagttgtgaaataaaataatcgggaaaagtttttagctttaaaacgatcctgatgttaaaattccgctgctaaactcaaataaataaatatcacgggatttctgtcccgcggctgctgaaacgggtcaaaccgggtcgggggccgtgacagaaataaggtggtatcagagccactgagttaagcaaattaagtatttaaaagatacttaatttttcctgattactattgtgtgattatgtgttttattaaactaactatttgttagttacagtatgggtaaacaaaagctgcaagatatctatcttaaattagataggtcagtctacgaagatGGAAGTTCATCTAaaaccaaatcttcaaaactccctacaattcctgaagagggaatatttgtgcaaaaagcacaatatgagaaaccgctttctcctagaaaaaggagtatgatttttaagaaaagtaaaaagcaaatccgagaaaagaagattaaaaaggaaacgcaggaattaatcaataaatcaccttgggaagataagctagatgagaaatgggcaaatttgtatatgctagccactgtagcagaacatgcaaatctttaaaaaccctaagtctagtaatagcacttctcagtaaataaataaataaatccgagtgtgttctttcctgttattttgtacaaatagtgtgcaataggTTGGTGGTGGGGTGTTTGTCGGGTGCACCGTGAATCATGCCGTGGTTGATGGGACGTCGTTTTGGAACCTTTTTAATACTTTTGCTGAGATTACAAAAGGGGTTAGTAAAGTGACGAATTCGCCGGATTTTAGCCAGGAAAATGTGTTTATATCTCCGGTGGTTTTGCCTCTTCCGGCTGGTGGACCGGCGACGACTTTTTCCGGTGATGAACCGTTGAGAGAACGGATTGTTCATTTTAGTAGAGATGCGATTtcgaagatgaagtgtggtggtggggtttttctctaaaaatgtagaagatgcccgaatagtccctgtggtttggccttttaacgaaagggtaaattggtcatttcatACCCATTTAACAGAGAAAataaactgaagttagacccagggactatccgggaacaaaaaatgaaaagttggggactatttaggtaattttagaaagttggggactataggtgaaaaaatgtgaaaccacagggactatccggcaATTTTTCTCTAAATACTATTATCAAATACATATACTAAAAGAAATTTCACTTTTTTACATTATGAatatactaaaataaatcactaatataCAACggttaatggaaaataaaaacataaattaaaaaattcgggtatatgatcgggtatatagttcgggtaaacgggtatgtcgtttcgggtaatcgggtcgggtatctCCTAATCCTATTCCTGACCCATACCCGCGAAAATTTCTAAAACTAATCCTATACCCGCcccaatacccatcgggtatcaggtatacccgtcccatttgtgtcgggtttcggaTATACCCGTCGGCGTCGGGTGTTTTTGTCATTCCTATGCGAACCAAACGCACCCTAGTCAAAATCTTTCGTAGATGTGAAGGAATTCAGGTAACTCATTGGAATATTTGATTGGTTGACGTCGTCGCTTCCACTACCCCGTCACCATCCACCATGCCCAACCTCCTGGTCACCATCTTGACCCGACACGCACCATTTTGACCCGTACTGTTTCGACAAATATAGTTTTGGACCTGAACTGTTTCGACCAGTATAGTTTTCGACCTGAACCGTTTCGACTCGCACAGTTTCGACCCGTTCCGTTTTCGACCCCAACCGTTTCGACTCGCACTTTTTAGACCCATCCCTTTTCAACCCGAACCATTTCTGACTTGCATCGTTTTGACCCGTAACGTTTTGACACGCACCGTTTCAACCCAAATCATTTCAATGCACACCTCTTTGACCCGAACCATTTTCGACCCTAACCGTTTCGTCCAAATCGATTCGACCCAAACCGTTTTAACCCGTACCATTTCGACACGCACCGTTTTGACCCCAATAGTTTCAACTTGCACCGTTTTTACCCGAATCAGGGTTTGTGCGGGCTGGCGGTGATATCTACCAgttcatttgacaaccaaacacatCTAAATTGGAATTGTGATTCTGATTACAACAATTTCGAATTCTTATTGGAATGTTTAGATTCCAAAGCCAGTtcattccaattccaattccaattccaaaacATTTTACAAACCAAATACACCTTTAAGAACAAAATTtagattccaattccaacaaaGTTTGTGAAGAAAACACATTTAAGATATGAAATACATATTCCAGTTTCAATTCAAACTCACTATTTGAAGGATCTCCATTTATTCCATCTTGATCTTGTTCGTTCTTAACAAGAACCTTAATCTCATGATTATGATGTTCATCAACATCATCCTTCAACATGTTGTCTGGATACATTTTCTTAACTCTCAATACAAGTGCAATCAAATTTATATACCATAAAGCATACTTGTTTGGTATTTTCTAGTTCGATTATGTGATCGATATGAAAAACACACTTATGATGCAACGATAAGGAAGCACACAAAAAGACACACATGACAATGATTAAAGAGCACAAAACAGGTTAAGTCCCCTTTCATATAGCAGGCCAAACTCTAGTGGACCGGCCAGGGTTGGGCCGGGCGCAAACGAAGGGTACAGTTTACAACTCGCAAGGCTACTTGTCCTCATCACTGTCTCTTTTCTGCATATACTCGTCGAAACGATCGACTGGATACAAATCAATAGCAGATACAGAGGAATCAGTGTATGGGAATGACATTTCCTCTGTTTGGATCTCACTCGTATTCTCAGATTGCTTCATTTTCTTGGGACCCATTTTAGTCACCGAGGCACTTTGTCCAACAATAAATTCTTGAGGAACCATTCTTCCTTCGAGCATGCTAACCACTGACGACATCGCGGGCCTATCGTTTGGAGAGATTGCAGTGCATGCTAAAGCTATATTTATAACCACCGCCATCTCTTGGACATCATATACTGAATCCAGCCTCGGGTCAGCTAGCTCCATCAAATCACCCGTAGTTTTCAAATCAATGGCCTAAATTAAGAGGCATAAAGAATAAGGGGTATGAATTTTTATGACGAATACATTTAGTGGAACGGGTCGTGTTCAGGTTGGTCTGGCGGGTTCACTTCAATTTGGATCGAACCCGTGAACACGTTCAGTTAAACATGTCCGTGTTTGGGTCGACCCGTTTacttaaaaaaatatgttttatatCATGACATAAATTGATTTGAGTAGTTTATGTCTAGATTGTAAAGATAAAATGAGAAATTAGCACTATTTTTTAGTTTAAAAGTAAAATTAATTCTTTTATATACGTTTGTACTTTTTGTTGCAAATTGTAATTTTAAAATATTACTTTGTGAAactttaaaagaaaataaaaatttcaGGTTAAACGGGTGATGTTTGTTTCAACTCACAAAGATTAGTGTTGTGTTCGGGTTAGACCCATCAATCCATGAACATGACCCAATTAATACCCATATGCAAATTTGTAAAATGAAAAAGTTCATGATAGTTACCCGATCAAGAAGAATAAAATGATTCTCCTTTAGCCTGTCAACAGTGTTAGGCGTTCCACTTACGATCTCTAAGAGAACAATTCCAAAGCTATAGACATCTGCTTTATCCGTGAGGTAACCACGCAACGCGTACTCAGGAGCCATATATCCACTGAAATTTGTAACGGATTTCTAAATATTTAATGTATTAGATATAATATTATTCTATAAATAATTAGCTTCTTACTAAGTTCCAGCAACACGGGTGCTTATATGGGTGTCATCCTCTTCATCAAGCTTAGCCAAACCAAAATCTGAAATTTTGGCATCTAAATTCTTATCGAGCAGGACATTAGTGGCCTTGATGTCTCTGTGTACAATCTTCAATCTTGATTCTTCATGTAGAAAAGCCAAACCTCGAGCTATGCCGATGCAAATTTTGTATCTTGTTGGCCAATCAAGTTCCAACTGCCATTCTTCCGGCCCTTCAACCCACAAGGTAAAAATAattagaaaaataataaaaaatgaatATTCAAGTGGTTTGTTACCGCTAAAACTATGCTTTTTATAATCCTACTTATCCATGGCTCTTTCTCTGTATATATAGGGTTAAATTATTGTACATATGAGTTTTATCATACAAAATGCCCTTAACGCGAGAAGTGAAGGAggtttttttttctgaaattttttTACCATCTTATTAAGCACGTATACAAAATAAGGgatttttcttattttattatatacaattttcataaaaataacaaaaaaattgaTATTATATATtaacaaaaattaattaaaaatggaaatcaattaatattaataaatagataataaacgaggcAAGCTCGAGTTTGAAAAATTACTCATGAGACAAGCTCGAGCTTTAAATTTAGAGCTCGAAACAAGCCGAGCTGGTGCTCGAGCTCTCATAATTTAAAAGAGCCTGAGCCCGAGCTTAAACAAGTTCGAGTTCCGCTCGACACGTTTACACTACTAGTCATAAAACTTTTTAATTTTATAGTTATGTTATGATAATGATATATCATTTTAATCATATTTAAAGCCTTTAGTTAAAAAAATTTTGTGGGTCAGCCTAACCCACCCAACACGATTGACCCGCTCGTTTTGCTTATATGAATACCGAAAGAAACTTTTACCAAACAAAGCACGGGCAAGACTGTTATTTTCCATGTATTCATATGCAAGCAACAACTGGTTTCCTTCAATACAACATCCATGTAGTTTCACAAGATGCTTGTGTTGCAAGGCGGAAATCATGCCCAACTCATTCAAGAACTCCCTATTCCCTTGCCTGGATTTGGAAGAAAGCTGTTTCACAGCAATTAAGGTTCCATCCGCCAATACTCCCTACATTAAAACACAATTTTTGGTTTCCAGCATAGTATGAAACATGTTTGATATTATATAtgtaggcaaaagatcaaatacaaataatcttaacatactaaacatacaaagtgaagaaactcaaaaagacaagctGACATTTTTgtaaggctacacggtatgggggtcggccccggcccgtcgcgggtcggcgacggtccaaacaccgtgccgcccccatCCGTCCCCGTCCTCTCCGTCCGGAACTAGCCGTTTGCGACGAAGCTAATAAGGTGGGTCCCCCACCTTTTGAccgttataaataaaaaaaaaatttcaaacggctatattttaaaaaccaccccatttcacttccatttttataaatactcacatCTTTAACCCCtattttcacaacttttcacccactaccaccccatctctctcatattttataaaccactcttccctttttataaaaaatcatcatattttgtaccattttttacccgctaccaccccatctctcgctaaaaaattatcatagcttcacccgtttcttccatttcttcaatttcttctatgtcttcatcgtcttcgtccgagtggtattcatcatcttcggaagaggatgttattatgcacaacatgattatgaacgcggctcaggTGTTCATGGCGACCGATGAAGGGTCATCCCAACCGCTAACTAGACGAGCAACATGTaaccgagaccaagaaggtattttattttttttccttatgttttatatagattttaaaatgtattttttaattaatttcatttatgttttgttctaaatttatagccggccacgataaactagtagccgattattttgctgacgaacccgtgtacccagccgagatttttcgacgtcgtttccgcatgagtcgtccactgttcttacgtattgcaggcgacatggcccagtctgatccgttttttacattgcgaaacgatgctagggggcaaaggggtttcagtaatttacaaaaatgtacgtcggccattcgccaacttgcgtacggttacgcaccagatgcattagacgagtacattaggatgtctgaaagaaccgcacgtcgatgtttgtacaagttttgccaatgggttgtcaaattgtatagcaagcaatacctgcggaaaccgaacgcaaacgacgttcaaaaattatatcaagcacaCGAATTTTTgaggctgttgcgtcacaggattatcattctagaggctgttgcgtcacaggatctctggatatggcatactttttttggtctacctggttcGCTCAATGACCTCAACATCATATACCGGTCACAGATTTTTGATGttgtagtggcgggtacaggtccagacacaagctttacggtttcaggggtggagtacaggcgaggttactacctagccgatgggatatacccaacgtactcgacaatCGTTAAAACTATCCCGCACCCGACCGACGACAAAAGGAAAAAGTTTGCAAAGTTTTAAGAGGGCgcaagaaaagatattgaacggacttttggtgttttacaaaaaaaatggcacatcatttctattccagcacgttcgcaaacaccaaggaggttacgacacattatgtacgcttgtatcatccttcataacatgatcattgaagacgaagAGAGAGCGATATGCCATtacgacgaaaacgcgtctactggaaattctgttccagttagtgaggaacaacaagatttgaacgccttcgctctacgtaacgagtacacacatcacaacctacaagcggacttggtggagtacatttggaacaacgctcaaaACGAACCCGCCCACCACATGGAAGACGAagactagtagcttattttaatatgttaggatatttttaagtttttttttttttaactttaggtttttaagtttatgttttttttaatttatttttttaagtttaatttttttttaattttatgtaatgtttttaatattaatgaaaatattttgttactttatttgttaaatgtttaaaaaaagttgaagattaaaaaaaataaaaaaaatataaaagtggtggaggatgatgactaggaccatcctcccatgccccctagttttggaggatgatccatccttgggaggactatgatgtgtcgcctacgtggcggatcatcctccaaggatggtctatcaccataccatgtagtctAGGTTtttaattaccaccaactatcaaagttactatacCAATGTGAACtcaacaaaaaatacctaaaaaacacacaaaaaaatctaacatttttattaaaatatcgctacatttcgttagcaaaaaaaaaatgttttgctactaaaagtagcggttttttaataaaaaatgttaaaaaaataaaataaaataatttgtgtgttttttttatttttttacattttttggggtttagtttttagcattttagcttgggggggggggaggtttttctttaagtttttgggggtggggggtttaagtttttttttttttttttttttttttttttgtgggggggggggggttaggttttttttaggtatatttgtagagtaactttgatagttattgataattacaaaaatgccacctcggctcgaaacggttcgcgtcgaaacggttcagctcgaaacggtacgggtcgaaacggttcgcgtcgaaacggttcaggttcgaaacggttcgcgccgaaacggatttttttgattttttagaattttttggaatttttttgattttttggaactttttgattttttggaattggatcaaaatggtaattgaaaacatttaaaatgaaaatccctaaaatacccctggttaaagatggagtttttggatggagttagtgtatgtgatcaaaatgagaacaaaagggaaaagttagggacccagaggcaaaaaaaaaaactatttggactaaaatgacaaatttcgacaaaactcagggactaaaatggcaatttactctaagattatttgtacaagaactttaccctatataTGTAATCAAGAGAGTAGTAGATTACCTTATAAACCGGGCCGAAACCACCTTCTCCAATCTTATTAGCAACATCAAAATTGTTTGTTGCAGCTTTGATTTGCCGCAATGTAAACCGACCTGTGTTAAGCTCCAGACCACTCAAATCTGACAACCAAAAAATGAATATGGAAGATAATTAAGTGAAAAATGGGTCAAAAAACTTTAGCTAATAGGAAAATGGGTCAAACGGGTCCAATGTCGCCCAAATACATTTCTGATGCATACAACTtattaggccatgtgtagtcataaagcccccaaaggggcgttatgcgccatgtggcatgccacgtcaccccggggctttatggggcttgaggccgtagtcataaagccctacctcatcataaccaaagtgtaaaatgcagggaccaaagtgtaaaatgcagggaccaaagtgttttaatgcagggaccaaattgtaaaatgcagggaccaaagtggaaaTCTCCTTCTTCCTCGCGCCGCGAAATTTTTCACGCCGGTTTTCTTTTTTTTGATCATGGCGCCCCTGGGGGCGGTGTGGGGGGCTCCATATGGGCGCTATGCCCTTGTTCGCGCTCCACTACAGGCTGCCTTACAACCCTGTAAATTATTTTAGTCAAAGCTTTAAATTAATAGTTTAGtagtattgttttttttttcccaTAAAATCATTATCAGTGCATTATTTATTTACAAATTTTGAACTGGCAAAAGTGTATATGGGTCAACCCAACCAAACCCGGCACATAAATACCTAGTCCACTTGAATCTCTGCGTCGTAAATAACCAAACCACCATAAAATTCCAAGAATTAGGATAATGCTGAAAACTGCTCCAACCACAATCCCGGCTACAACACCTCCAGACACACCGTTTCCCTTCTCTTGCGCTCGTGGAACATGAAAATCTGTATAATGGAAATAAAAGAATGAACCAACTAGAGTTTAGAAGTAACATTAAACAATATAGACCATGCAATAACATACTACCATCATTGTCACAAGTAATACAGTCAACTCCAAATCATGAATACCATATCAATAATAATAGCTTACTTGGATCCACAGAAATAGCTGAAATAAGAGGCCCGTATGTTCCTCGGGTTGGGACATTTATTGTTCCTTTTCCAGCCCAATAAAGTCGGATTTCCAAAGTACTTGTAACATTAACCGAGTAAGTCGTCACAAGTGCTTTCCCAACCCCACCTGCTCTATCACTGATGTCAAAATCCTTCTCCACGAGCATACCCTGAATGTAGATATCAAACACGCGCCTCCCAAGGCTGCTAAACTTCGTATCATCAGTAAAAGCAATCTCGGCAAAGTGAAGGCTGACGTTGTAGCTTCCATTACGCATGCAGTAACCGTAATAAGTCAAAGATATGGCCGAGGTTCGTGCAGTCGCGTACAATTCAGAGTTCTTCACAGGGAACTCGGAATTAGTTGTCAAAATATAACTGTCAGGCTGATCATCATCCAAGAAGTGACCGGTATTGCTAAATCCCCACCGATCATTAGTTGAAGAGAAATGTGAAGCACTGCCCGAGTTCTCATCACCATCGTATTCCTTATTACCATCCGATACTCCCTTTCCAC contains the following coding sequences:
- the LOC110899310 gene encoding probable leucine-rich repeat receptor-like serine/threonine-protein kinase At3g14840; this encodes MLVTILWFALMLPFGLASIDTTGLPSYEVNALRVIGRKLGKDWDFNKDPCLEWIGSPANNTYDDTVLCNCTESNGTICHVTSISLKGQSLAGTLPPEFTNLPNLLNIDLTRNYLSGTIPPAWGSMGKILNISMIGNRLTGSIPKELGNISTLTTLSVEDNLMSGTIPEELGNLASIERLFLNSNSFSGTLPASFANLTTIKEFRIGGNNFSGKIPDYIGRWQSLKSLRMQASGLEGPIPWRITLLANLSDLRISDLGGTAALCPPFVNTTSFKTLILRNCNLFGNLPESLPSSGLKVLDFSFNKLNGTIPNGFADLRKTDYIYLTGNLLSGTIPDWMLTTGETIDLSYNKFTYQNSSNLRCQIRQTNLFASFSTDNVSKEVSCLANNICGTPSTSLYINCGGKGVSDGNKEYDGDENSGSASHFSSTNDRWGFSNTGHFLDDDQPDSYILTTNSEFPVKNSELYATARTSAISLTYYGYCMRNGSYNVSLHFAEIAFTDDTKFSSLGRRVFDIYIQGMLVEKDFDISDRAGGVGKALVTTYSVNVTSTLEIRLYWAGKGTINVPTRGTYGPLISAISVDPNFHVPRAQEKGNGVSGGVVAGIVVGAVFSIILILGILWWFGYLRRRDSSGLDLSGLELNTGRFTLRQIKAATNNFDVANKIGEGGFGPVYKGVLADGTLIAVKQLSSKSRQGNREFLNELGMISALQHKHLVKLHGCCIEGNQLLLAYEYMENNSLARALFGPEEWQLELDWPTRYKICIGIARGLAFLHEESRLKIVHRDIKATNVLLDKNLDAKISDFGLAKLDEEDDTHISTRVAGTYGYMAPEYALRGYLTDKADVYSFGIVLLEIVSGTPNTVDRLKENHFILLDRAIDLKTTGDLMELADPRLDSVYDVQEMAVVINIALACTAISPNDRPAMSSVVSMLEGRMVPQEFIVGQSASVTKMGPKKMKQSENTSEIQTEEMSFPYTDSSVSAIDLYPVDRFDEYMQKRDSDEDK